Proteins from a single region of Bartonella sp. M0283:
- a CDS encoding ABC transporter substrate-binding protein: MKTIHLKTIILAAAISCFSIAVHSNAFADQTHYPLTVKNCGRTLVFNKAPERVVSVGQNTTEILYALGLSDKVKGTALWYSPVLPQFTEVNKNVKMLSHDVPSFESIIAEKPDLVASHQEWVIGPAGSAATYDQFKDFEIPVYTAPADCVGKDNLAGSDGLRTAPFTMDMIYQEISELALIFNVQDRGEKLVKELKGREQAAIDKVKNLPKGKISAVFWYSSADLDIDPYVAGDLGAPGYIMKILGIKNVIKSNYEWPTVGWETIVKANPTIIVLAEMDRRRFPADNVVVKRDFLKKDPVTKLLPAVENDRLVNMDVQSMNTTMRTIDGIEKLANAIVELGLLKE, encoded by the coding sequence ATGAAAACCATCCATTTGAAGACGATCATTCTGGCTGCGGCAATAAGCTGTTTTTCCATTGCTGTTCATAGCAATGCTTTTGCCGACCAAACGCATTATCCGTTAACGGTAAAAAATTGCGGCCGCACACTTGTTTTCAATAAAGCACCGGAACGCGTTGTTTCGGTCGGTCAGAATACGACAGAGATCCTTTATGCTCTGGGATTATCCGACAAAGTCAAAGGGACTGCGCTCTGGTATTCGCCGGTTTTGCCGCAATTTACCGAAGTGAACAAGAACGTCAAAATGCTTTCCCATGATGTTCCAAGTTTCGAAAGCATCATTGCCGAAAAGCCAGATCTTGTCGCAAGTCATCAGGAATGGGTTATAGGGCCTGCGGGAAGTGCGGCGACCTATGACCAATTTAAAGATTTTGAAATTCCGGTTTATACAGCACCTGCCGATTGTGTGGGAAAAGACAACCTTGCCGGTAGCGACGGTTTACGCACTGCCCCTTTCACAATGGACATGATCTATCAGGAAATTTCCGAACTGGCATTGATTTTCAATGTTCAGGATCGCGGCGAAAAACTTGTTAAAGAGCTGAAAGGGCGCGAACAAGCTGCAATCGACAAGGTCAAAAACTTGCCCAAGGGCAAAATCAGCGCGGTTTTCTGGTATTCCAGTGCCGATCTTGATATTGACCCTTACGTTGCCGGAGACCTTGGTGCACCCGGTTATATTATGAAAATCCTGGGCATTAAAAATGTTATCAAATCGAACTATGAATGGCCGACCGTCGGGTGGGAAACTATCGTTAAAGCAAACCCGACCATTATTGTTCTTGCCGAAATGGATCGTCGCCGTTTTCCTGCCGATAATGTTGTCGTGAAACGTGATTTTTTGAAGAAAGACCCCGTTACAAAACTGCTACCGGCTGTCGAAAATGATCGCCTTGTCAATATGGACGTGCAATCCATGAATACAACCATGCGCACCATTGACGGTATTGAAAAACTGGCAAATGCCATTGTCGAACTTGGTCTTCTAAAAGAGTGA
- a CDS encoding iron ABC transporter permease yields MTHLPRTIIIWLFCICLLLCAIVTGAAIGEIAIPFSSFLKTIANHLFDSGYEVDIFHSRVIWLWRLPRAVVGACCGAGLAMCGVILQALLRNPLAEPYLLGISSGAGTGAALVTAFGMNLSILSLSTGALIGGLLSFFFVVFLAYHSGRNATAIILAGIASAMLFNALTALILMIFTPLEGRSNIFAWMIGNLSGARWSDAALAFPLTLGAFLIFFAFCRILDAFVFGSRAAKSLGISVHYVSMLLITVVALVTAVMVSIMGTISFVGLVVPHAARLIVGVRHRLLIPASAFIGALFMIAADVISRIIVPGLAFPVGIVTALIGAPLFALLLLRQKGN; encoded by the coding sequence GTGACACATTTGCCCCGCACCATTATCATCTGGCTTTTCTGCATCTGTCTTTTGCTATGCGCAATTGTGACAGGTGCAGCAATTGGCGAGATTGCCATTCCGTTTTCGTCCTTTTTGAAAACCATTGCCAATCATCTGTTTGATAGCGGTTACGAGGTGGATATATTCCACAGTCGGGTTATCTGGCTGTGGCGCCTGCCGCGTGCAGTGGTGGGCGCCTGTTGCGGTGCGGGACTTGCCATGTGCGGGGTTATTTTACAGGCCTTGTTGCGAAATCCCCTTGCCGAACCCTATCTTCTCGGCATTTCGTCGGGTGCGGGAACAGGTGCGGCACTGGTTACCGCTTTCGGCATGAATTTGAGTATTCTGTCACTTTCAACCGGTGCATTGATCGGTGGTCTGTTATCGTTTTTCTTTGTTGTGTTCCTCGCCTATCATTCCGGCCGCAATGCAACCGCCATTATTCTCGCCGGTATTGCGAGCGCCATGCTGTTCAATGCTTTGACGGCGCTCATATTGATGATCTTTACACCCCTTGAAGGACGCTCGAATATTTTTGCCTGGATGATCGGTAATCTTTCCGGCGCAAGATGGAGCGATGCGGCGCTTGCTTTTCCTTTGACACTTGGCGCATTTTTAATTTTCTTTGCTTTTTGCCGTATTCTTGATGCCTTTGTTTTCGGCTCGCGTGCTGCAAAATCGCTCGGTATTTCTGTCCATTATGTAAGCATGCTGCTCATTACTGTTGTGGCTCTGGTGACGGCCGTTATGGTTTCGATTATGGGTACAATCAGCTTTGTGGGGCTCGTGGTGCCGCACGCTGCCCGTCTCATTGTCGGGGTTCGCCACCGTTTGCTGATACCGGCTTCCGCTTTTATCGGTGCGCTTTTCATGATTGCAGCCGATGTTATTTCGCGCATTATCGTGCCCGGTCTTGCTTTTCCGGTCGGTATTGTCACCGCATTGATCGGCGCACCGCTTTTTGCCCTGCTGCTTTTGCGGCAGAAAGGAAATTGA
- a CDS encoding ABC transporter ATP-binding protein/permease, translating into MAKKGSDIDDNMPDNPVDAAPGSLREGIVKNTRFSHQAKILYIAFWHSHTRNTLIATFLGILVLIILIGRGQLQINEWTKDFWNAISRKDLHEFVFQLGVFFVIASVLLIFNIVQTFLNQYLKMKLREGLTDDLISQWMQPKRAFRLTMAGEVGVNPDQKLHEDARHLAESTADLGINLLQASVTLIIFIPTLWATTAGFVFSFSGYSFPLPGYMIWAVLLYVGAASFLTWFVARNLVTINANRYAREADLRAALMHTNRSIDSITLMGAEKDEKRYLDGRVQNVLNAIWHIVVATTKLTGITAGYGWVSNVAPYIIASPIYFGGGIDLGGLQAAVQAFNQAHQSLRWFVDNYGALADWRATMLRVATFRQAVVQMDGVDRLKGEHITVKTNDSDIMTFDNLLIRTANGKLTLTPENLAIKRGQNTLIYAPQDVDKTILYHALAGLWPWGQGTVGLPNSGLPNYIPDAPYIPPGTLRTVLLYPATDKNPTDEEIERALEITGLSDYFSALDEENVDWERRLNDVERRSIAFARVLLTEPEWIVANQVMDGIDETVRKRIASVVFQHLKNTTFVYISRRNDESYLFDVIVEVKFAPSEQALSKSEKETPKSEPADSMPQAQTIDAETTGSESPKAPETSPANDTHEEPKK; encoded by the coding sequence ATGGCCAAAAAAGGCAGCGATATAGACGACAACATGCCTGATAATCCGGTTGATGCAGCGCCCGGTTCATTGCGCGAAGGCATTGTCAAAAATACCCGTTTTTCCCATCAGGCAAAAATTCTTTACATTGCTTTCTGGCATTCGCATACGCGCAATACGTTGATTGCGACATTCCTTGGCATACTTGTGCTAATTATTCTGATTGGCCGCGGGCAATTGCAAATCAATGAATGGACAAAGGATTTCTGGAACGCGATCAGCCGCAAAGATTTGCATGAATTTGTTTTCCAGCTTGGTGTGTTCTTTGTCATTGCCTCGGTGTTGTTGATCTTCAACATTGTTCAGACTTTTTTGAACCAATATCTGAAAATGAAATTGCGTGAAGGCTTGACAGATGACCTTATCAGCCAATGGATGCAACCAAAACGCGCATTTCGTCTGACAATGGCTGGCGAAGTAGGTGTCAATCCTGACCAGAAACTTCATGAAGATGCCCGACATCTTGCCGAATCGACAGCCGATCTCGGCATCAATCTGTTGCAGGCAAGCGTCACATTAATCATCTTCATTCCGACATTATGGGCAACAACGGCGGGCTTTGTTTTCAGCTTTTCCGGCTATAGTTTTCCGCTTCCCGGTTACATGATCTGGGCGGTGCTCCTTTATGTCGGGGCGGCATCATTCCTCACCTGGTTTGTTGCGCGTAATCTGGTGACGATCAATGCCAACCGTTATGCACGTGAGGCAGATTTGCGTGCCGCTTTAATGCACACCAACCGCTCGATCGATTCGATCACCTTGATGGGGGCGGAGAAGGACGAGAAGCGCTATCTTGATGGCCGTGTGCAAAATGTTTTGAATGCCATTTGGCATATCGTTGTTGCAACGACCAAATTGACAGGCATCACCGCCGGTTATGGCTGGGTGTCAAACGTTGCTCCCTATATTATTGCCTCACCGATCTATTTTGGTGGCGGCATCGATCTTGGTGGTTTACAGGCGGCTGTTCAGGCTTTCAACCAGGCACACCAGTCATTGCGCTGGTTTGTCGACAATTATGGCGCTTTGGCCGATTGGCGCGCAACGATGCTGCGTGTTGCAACATTCAGGCAGGCTGTTGTTCAAATGGACGGTGTCGATCGCCTGAAGGGCGAGCATATCACGGTTAAAACCAATGATTCCGATATTATGACCTTCGACAATCTGTTGATCCGCACAGCCAACGGTAAATTGACTTTGACACCGGAAAATCTGGCAATCAAACGCGGGCAAAACACGCTGATTTATGCGCCGCAAGATGTTGATAAAACCATTCTCTATCATGCTCTGGCCGGTTTGTGGCCGTGGGGGCAAGGCACAGTGGGACTACCCAATTCAGGCCTACCGAATTATATACCCGATGCACCTTATATTCCGCCCGGCACATTGCGCACGGTTCTTCTCTATCCGGCAACGGATAAAAATCCGACAGATGAAGAAATCGAACGCGCTCTCGAAATCACTGGTTTGAGTGATTATTTTTCCGCGCTTGATGAGGAAAACGTCGATTGGGAGAGACGTCTTAATGATGTTGAACGCCGTTCGATCGCTTTTGCACGCGTGCTTCTTACAGAACCCGAGTGGATCGTTGCCAATCAGGTGATGGATGGCATTGACGAAACTGTGCGCAAACGTATTGCCTCGGTTGTCTTCCAGCATTTGAAAAATACAACTTTTGTCTATATCAGCCGTCGCAATGACGAAAGCTATCTGTTCGACGTGATTGTGGAAGTAAAATTTGCGCCTTCCGAACAGGCTTTGTCAAAGAGTGAAAAGGAAACACCAAAAAGTGAGCCGGCCGATAGCATGCCACAAGCCCAAACAATAGATGCTGAAACAACGGGCAGTGAGTCCCCAAAGGCTCCAGAAACGTCACCTGCAAACGACACACATGAAGAGCCCAAAAAATAG
- a CDS encoding cold-shock protein: MATGTVKWFNTTKGFGFIQPDDGGADVFVHISAVERSGMSGLNEGQKVSYEVVQDRRSGKSAAGNLSAL; this comes from the coding sequence ATGGCTACAGGAACAGTTAAGTGGTTCAACACAACAAAAGGCTTCGGCTTCATTCAACCTGATGATGGTGGTGCAGACGTTTTTGTACACATTTCAGCTGTTGAACGCTCAGGCATGAGCGGTCTTAATGAAGGCCAGAAAGTGTCTTATGAAGTTGTGCAGGACCGTCGTTCCGGCAAATCTGCTGCAGGCAATCTTTCAGCTCTTTAA